The following are encoded together in the Marmota flaviventris isolate mMarFla1 chromosome 18, mMarFla1.hap1, whole genome shotgun sequence genome:
- the LOC139702777 gene encoding vomeronasal type-1 receptor 4-like, whose protein sequence is MPHRDVAIGLMFLSQTTVRILGNYLLLYYLVLSCNKCPLRSKDLILKHLSIANSLVILSNGVPQTMTALGIKYFLNDLGSKLISYIQRVGRSVSISIICLLSIFQNITVSPRNSCWRDLKVISPKHIGFSVSLCWILYMMVNSMFPLYVLSKCSTENTTEKTDYGYCSTVGRDKIIESLYAALFVFPEVVFSMLIIWSSGSMVLLLHRHKHRVWHIHSIKVSPRSCPESRATQRILLLVGTFVTFHTLSSLLNVYIALSSNLNWWLWRITSIISLCFPTVSPFLLMIHDSTVSKGCFNWIMKKIIFVECT, encoded by the coding sequence ATGCCCCACAGAGACGTGGCAATAGGATTGATGTTCTTATCACAAACCACAGTTCGAATTCTGGGAAATTATCTTCTTCTTTACTATCTAGTCCTCTCCTGCAACAAGTGCCCATTAAGGTCCAAGGATTTGATCCTCAAGCACCTGAGTATAGCCAATTCCCTTGTTATTCTCTCTAATGGAGTTCCCCAGACAATGACAGCCTTGGggataaaatatttcttgaatgatcTTGGAAGCAAACTTATTTCATATATTCAGCGAGTAGGCAGGAGTGTTTCCATTAGCATCATCTGCCTCTTGAGTATCTTCCAAAACATCACGGTCAGCCCCAGGAACTCCTGTTGGAGGGATCTTAAAGTAATATCTCCAAAGCACATTGGCTTCTCTGTATCCCTCTGCTGGATACTTTACATGATGGTAAATTCCATGTTTCCTCTTTATGTGCTTAGCAAATGCAGTACTGAAAACACAACAGAGAAAACAGATTATGGGTATTGTTCTACTGTGGGTCGAGACAAAATCATAGAGTCATTATATGCAGCCTTATTTGTATTTCCTGAAGTTGTCTTTTCTATGCTCATAATCTGGTCCAGTGGCTCCATGGTTCTCCTTCTGCACAGGCACAAGCACCGGGTTTGGCACATTCACAGCATCAAAGTTTCCCCCAGGTCCTGCCCTGAGTCCAGAGCTACCCAGAGAATCCTTCTCCTGGTGGGCACCTTTGTGACTTTCCACACCCTCTCCTCCctattaaatgtttatattgcCCTTTCTTCTAATCTCAACTGGTGGTTGTGGAGGATCACCAGCATCATTTCCCTGTGTTTTCCCACTGTGAGTCCCTTTCTTCTCATGATACATGACTCCACAGTATCCAAGGGCTGTTTCAACTggataatgaagaaaattatctttgtcgaatgtacataa